One stretch of Streptomyces sp. NBC_01142 DNA includes these proteins:
- a CDS encoding bifunctional glycosyltransferase/CDP-glycerol:glycerophosphate glycerophosphotransferase: protein MPLRLSVVVPVYNVEDYLEECLRSLADQTLRDLEVVMVDDGSTDGSAAIARRFAAEDDRFRLVPQANAGLGAARNTGIREARGEFLAFVDSDDLVPSDAYARMVSSLDASGSDLATGNVFRLRANGRTGQSPMFREPMATSRTATHVTRDWSLLYDRIACNKVFRRAFWDRHSFAFPEGVLFEDIPVILPAHFLAAAVDVLHETVYLWRDRDGSITTRRARPKAVQDRTRSVTSASRFLASEPKWAEGRRRYDTSVLSSDLWLFMEALPQGDAEYHEAFLDQAGAFAESVDRAVLDGLPLHLRVKWQLVRERRLTELLDLLSFEKKNRDAFRVRGVRRLRAAYPGVAARLPSRVTELNKADLPVMSDITEAAWRDGKLHIKGYAYVRNRPVGRLRRRALTLGWLRSGRRRVLPLRLRTVFMPEATADSRQGMHCYDRAGFETVVDPARLGDSATWSLEVGILRATSLRRGPLRMLGNPAAPAVHHVRDDLRIVPELSGNKLRLKAERVAALLSGHRPVDGCVRIDGTVLSGAAPTALRLENRHTKEVHEVPAAVTDSGFTADVPLDVFVPDGAPRTSPWGVRLVRADGSRVPIGVRTAVDPGRYPLDDAARELVVTAGASGNLVLSDQSARPIVDAFALTPAGELTVEGSFPQHVFCEPELVLQHSGSHEEAVFDPMLKDGRFRAVLTPAAVEGIGGELPLAEGRWYLFLRARGESDTECYKPVRLAPAEHAAVPAVQRVHGRDFVLNRRFHDQLVLESGSALAAGERGGPHERRMRRRYASLRGGPRRDTVLFSSFDGRQYSDSPRAVHEELLRRESGFACLWVVRDQQAALPAGARAVEYGGNEWHEALATSRAVVTNTQLPQWFERGRDQFVVQTWHGTPLKRIGRDLLGTSQANRPYIESLPQRAGQWNLLVSPNRFSTPILRRAFGYEGEVIESGYPRNALLHAEDRHKVAASVRERLDIPEGKKVVLYAPTWREDRPKGSGYALDLRLDLTAARAALGDSHVLLVRRHYLVTDRLPETGGFVRDVSRYPDVAELMLVSDALVTDYSSLMFDFAQTGRPMLFHTYDLEHYRDTLRGFYFDFENRAPGPLLPGSPELIEALRDPAAATAGHARAYDAFREVFCDLDDAGAAAAVADRVLRELTGR, encoded by the coding sequence ATGCCGCTTCGGCTCAGCGTCGTCGTCCCCGTCTACAACGTGGAGGACTATCTCGAGGAGTGCCTGCGCTCGCTGGCCGACCAGACCCTGCGGGACCTGGAAGTCGTCATGGTGGACGACGGATCGACGGACGGCAGCGCGGCCATCGCCCGCCGCTTCGCCGCCGAGGACGACCGTTTCCGGCTCGTCCCGCAGGCCAACGCCGGACTCGGCGCCGCACGCAACACCGGCATCCGCGAAGCCCGCGGCGAGTTCCTGGCGTTCGTCGACAGTGACGACCTCGTGCCCTCCGACGCGTACGCCCGCATGGTGTCCTCGCTCGACGCCTCCGGCTCGGACCTCGCGACCGGCAATGTCTTCCGGCTGCGGGCGAACGGCAGGACCGGGCAGTCCCCGATGTTCCGCGAGCCGATGGCGACGTCCCGCACGGCCACCCACGTCACCCGGGACTGGTCGCTGCTCTACGACCGCATCGCCTGCAACAAGGTGTTCCGCAGGGCGTTCTGGGACCGGCACTCCTTCGCGTTCCCCGAAGGCGTCCTGTTCGAGGACATCCCGGTGATCCTGCCCGCGCATTTCCTTGCCGCCGCCGTCGACGTGCTGCACGAGACGGTCTACCTCTGGCGCGACCGGGACGGCTCGATCACCACCCGCCGGGCCCGCCCCAAGGCGGTGCAGGACCGCACCCGGTCGGTCACCAGCGCCAGCCGGTTCCTCGCGTCCGAGCCCAAGTGGGCCGAGGGCAGACGGCGTTACGACACCAGTGTGCTCAGCAGTGATCTGTGGCTGTTCATGGAGGCACTGCCGCAGGGGGATGCCGAGTACCACGAGGCCTTCCTCGACCAGGCCGGTGCCTTCGCCGAGAGCGTCGACCGGGCCGTCCTGGACGGACTTCCGCTGCATCTGCGCGTCAAGTGGCAGCTCGTACGTGAACGGCGGCTCACCGAACTCCTCGACCTGCTCTCCTTCGAGAAGAAGAACCGCGATGCCTTCCGCGTCCGCGGGGTGCGCAGGCTCCGCGCCGCCTACCCCGGCGTCGCCGCCCGCCTCCCGAGCCGCGTCACCGAACTGAACAAGGCCGACCTCCCCGTGATGTCGGACATCACCGAGGCGGCGTGGCGGGACGGCAAGCTGCACATCAAGGGGTACGCGTACGTCCGCAACCGCCCCGTCGGCAGGCTGCGGCGGCGCGCGCTCACCCTCGGCTGGCTGCGCTCCGGCCGCCGTCGCGTGCTCCCGCTCCGGCTGCGCACGGTCTTCATGCCCGAAGCCACCGCCGACTCCCGCCAAGGCATGCACTGCTACGACCGGGCGGGCTTCGAGACGGTTGTCGACCCGGCACGGCTGGGCGACTCTGCCACCTGGAGCCTGGAAGTCGGCATCCTGCGCGCCACCTCCCTGCGCCGCGGTCCGCTGCGGATGCTCGGCAATCCCGCGGCCCCTGCCGTCCATCATGTACGCGACGATCTGCGCATCGTGCCCGAGCTGTCCGGCAACAAGCTGCGGCTGAAGGCGGAGCGGGTCGCGGCCCTGCTGAGCGGCCACCGTCCCGTCGACGGCTGCGTACGGATCGACGGCACGGTCCTGTCCGGGGCGGCGCCCACGGCTCTGCGGCTGGAGAACCGGCACACCAAGGAGGTCCACGAGGTCCCCGCCGCCGTCACGGACTCCGGCTTCACCGCGGACGTGCCGCTCGACGTCTTCGTCCCCGACGGTGCGCCCCGCACCAGCCCCTGGGGCGTCCGGCTGGTCCGTGCCGACGGAAGCAGGGTCCCGATCGGAGTACGCACGGCCGTCGACCCCGGCCGCTACCCCCTCGACGATGCGGCGCGCGAACTCGTCGTCACCGCCGGCGCGTCCGGCAACCTCGTCCTGTCCGACCAGAGCGCCCGGCCGATCGTCGACGCCTTCGCCCTGACGCCCGCCGGCGAGCTCACGGTCGAGGGCAGCTTTCCGCAACACGTCTTCTGCGAGCCCGAGCTGGTGCTCCAGCACAGTGGCAGTCACGAAGAGGCGGTCTTCGACCCGATGCTGAAGGACGGCAGGTTCCGTGCCGTCCTCACCCCCGCCGCCGTCGAAGGCATCGGCGGAGAGCTGCCGCTGGCCGAGGGCCGCTGGTATCTCTTCCTCCGCGCGCGCGGCGAGAGCGACACGGAGTGTTACAAGCCGGTGCGCCTGGCCCCCGCCGAGCACGCCGCCGTACCCGCCGTACAGCGCGTGCACGGACGGGACTTCGTCCTGAACCGCCGCTTCCACGACCAGCTGGTGCTGGAGTCCGGGTCGGCGCTGGCCGCGGGCGAGCGCGGCGGGCCCCACGAGAGGAGGATGCGCCGGCGGTACGCGTCCCTGCGCGGCGGCCCCCGCCGCGACACCGTTCTCTTCTCCAGTTTCGACGGCCGCCAGTACTCCGACTCCCCGCGCGCCGTCCACGAGGAACTGCTGCGCCGCGAGAGCGGGTTCGCGTGTCTGTGGGTCGTACGCGACCAGCAGGCGGCCCTGCCCGCAGGGGCACGCGCGGTGGAGTACGGCGGCAACGAGTGGCACGAGGCGCTGGCGACCTCGCGGGCGGTGGTGACGAACACGCAGCTGCCCCAGTGGTTCGAGCGCGGCCGCGACCAGTTCGTCGTGCAGACCTGGCACGGCACACCGCTCAAGCGCATCGGCCGCGATCTGCTGGGGACCTCGCAGGCCAACCGCCCCTACATCGAGTCGCTGCCGCAGCGCGCCGGGCAGTGGAACCTGCTCGTCTCGCCCAACCGCTTCTCCACCCCCATCCTGCGCCGCGCCTTCGGCTACGAGGGCGAGGTCATCGAATCCGGCTATCCGCGCAACGCCCTGCTGCACGCGGAGGACCGGCACAAGGTCGCCGCGAGCGTCCGCGAGCGCCTGGACATCCCCGAGGGCAAGAAGGTCGTGCTGTACGCCCCGACCTGGCGCGAGGACCGGCCCAAGGGCTCCGGCTACGCCCTCGACCTCCGGCTCGACCTCACCGCGGCCCGGGCGGCGCTCGGCGACAGCCATGTCCTGCTGGTCCGCCGCCACTACCTGGTCACCGACCGGCTGCCGGAGACCGGCGGCTTCGTCCGTGACGTCTCGCGCTACCCGGACGTGGCCGAGCTGATGCTGGTGAGCGACGCACTCGTCACCGACTACTCCTCGCTGATGTTCGACTTCGCGCAGACCGGCCGCCCGATGCTGTTCCACACGTACGACCTGGAGCACTACCGGGACACCCTGCGCGGCTTCTACTTCGACTTCGAGAACCGGGCGCCGGGGCCGCTCCTGCCCGGCAGTCCGGAGCTGATCGAGGCGCTGCGGGACCCGGCGGCCGCCACCGCCGGACATGCGCGGGCGTACGACGCGTTCCGCGAGGTGTTCTGCGATCTCGACGACGCGGGGGCGGCCGCCGCGGTGGCCGACCGGGTGCTGCGGGAACTCACCGGCCGGTAG
- a CDS encoding bifunctional glycosyltransferase/class I SAM-dependent methyltransferase, translated as MKDSPSPRIGILVVAYNAESTLEKTLDRIPKDFRSRIAEVLILDDASHDATFTAGCRWSQVEGMPPTVVMRHTKNLGYGGNQKAGYALAAERGLDIVVLLHGDGQYAPELLPEMVAPIERGECEAVFGSRMMKSGSALGGGMPFYKWLGNRILTRLENGLLGSRLTEFHSGYRAYSMAALRELPIDRNTDAFDFDTQIIVQLINAGMRIKEIPIPTYYGDEICYVNGMRYAKDVVKDVVEYRLALKGFGTCAWIPKPVEYAFKEGDGSSHSAILGLMRSLPPGRVLDVGCSGGLFAQRLEDLGHTVTGVDYVEVDGVREHCSRFVLANLEEGLPHDIGADYDYVIAGDVIEHLSRPEQVLGELREVLRPGGRVLLSVPNFGHWYSRLRVALGVFDYDRRGILDETHLRFFSRASLRRTVRSAGYDLLKVTATGAPFWSVLGGGPVAAALGGISKLLTRMRPTVFGYQYVAVLTPHAARTIIAGEHVDVQDILNHQYVPADLIGRVGAGT; from the coding sequence GTGAAGGACAGCCCGAGCCCCAGGATCGGCATCCTGGTAGTGGCGTACAACGCCGAGTCGACGCTGGAGAAGACGCTCGACCGCATTCCGAAGGACTTCCGGTCGCGCATCGCCGAGGTCCTGATCCTCGACGACGCGAGTCATGACGCGACGTTCACCGCGGGCTGCCGCTGGTCCCAGGTGGAGGGTATGCCGCCCACCGTCGTGATGCGGCACACCAAGAACCTGGGCTACGGCGGCAACCAGAAAGCGGGGTACGCGCTCGCCGCGGAGCGAGGGCTGGACATCGTGGTGCTGCTGCACGGCGACGGACAGTACGCCCCCGAGCTGCTGCCCGAGATGGTCGCACCCATCGAACGCGGCGAGTGCGAGGCCGTGTTCGGCTCGCGGATGATGAAGTCCGGCAGTGCGCTGGGCGGCGGCATGCCCTTCTACAAGTGGCTCGGCAACCGCATCCTCACCCGCCTCGAGAACGGCCTCCTCGGCTCCCGGCTCACCGAGTTCCACTCCGGCTACCGCGCCTACAGCATGGCCGCGCTGCGCGAGCTGCCCATCGACCGGAACACCGACGCCTTCGACTTCGACACCCAGATCATCGTGCAGCTCATCAACGCCGGGATGCGGATCAAGGAGATCCCCATCCCGACGTACTACGGCGACGAGATCTGTTACGTCAACGGCATGCGCTACGCCAAGGACGTCGTCAAGGACGTCGTCGAGTACCGCCTCGCGCTCAAGGGCTTCGGCACCTGCGCCTGGATCCCCAAGCCCGTCGAGTACGCCTTCAAGGAGGGCGACGGCTCCTCGCACTCCGCCATCCTCGGCCTGATGCGGAGCCTCCCGCCCGGCCGTGTCCTCGACGTCGGCTGCTCCGGCGGCCTGTTCGCCCAGCGCCTCGAAGACCTCGGCCACACCGTCACCGGCGTGGACTACGTGGAGGTCGACGGCGTACGGGAGCACTGCTCGCGGTTCGTCCTGGCCAATCTGGAGGAGGGGCTGCCGCACGACATCGGCGCCGACTACGACTATGTGATTGCCGGAGACGTCATCGAACACCTCTCGCGCCCCGAGCAGGTCCTGGGGGAGCTCCGCGAGGTACTGCGCCCCGGCGGCAGGGTCCTGCTGTCCGTACCGAACTTCGGCCACTGGTACTCACGGCTGCGCGTCGCCCTCGGCGTCTTCGACTACGACCGGCGCGGCATCCTCGACGAGACGCATCTGCGCTTCTTCAGCCGCGCCAGTCTGCGCCGTACGGTGCGCTCCGCCGGCTACGACCTGCTGAAGGTCACCGCGACCGGAGCACCCTTCTGGTCCGTGCTCGGCGGCGGGCCCGTCGCCGCAGCGCTGGGCGGGATCTCCAAGCTCCTGACCCGAATGCGGCCGACTGTCTTCGGCTATCAGTACGTCGCAGTGCTCACCCCGCATGCGGCACGGACGATCATCGCTGGGGAGCACGTCGATGTCCAAGACATTCTCAACCACCAGTACGTCCCCGCGGACCTCATCGGACGAGTGGGCGCCGGAACCTGA
- a CDS encoding glucose-1-phosphate thymidylyltransferase: MKALVLSGGAGTRLRPITHTSAKQLVPVANKPVLFYGLESIAAAGITEVGIVVGDTAQEIRAAVGDGSRFGIDVSYIRQEVPLGLAHAVLISRDFLGDQDFVMYLGDNFIVGGITALVEEFREQRPDAQILLTKVPDPRSFGVAELDDEGQVVRLEEKPSQPRSDLALVGVYLFTPAVHEAVRSISPSARGELEITHALQWLIDGDRRVASTIIDGYWKDTGNVADMLEVNRSVLERLTPKHEGSVDDLTEIIGRVRIGPGATVRASRIMGPAVIGPGTVVERSYIGPSTSIAENCRVTDSEIEYSIVLSGSSLEGVGRVEASLIGRDVEITPAPNIPAAHRLVLGDHSRVQISG, encoded by the coding sequence GTGAAAGCACTTGTACTCTCCGGTGGCGCCGGAACCCGACTGCGGCCGATCACGCACACCTCGGCCAAGCAACTCGTTCCGGTGGCCAACAAGCCGGTGCTCTTCTACGGCCTCGAGTCGATCGCCGCGGCCGGCATCACCGAGGTCGGCATTGTCGTGGGAGACACGGCGCAGGAGATCCGCGCGGCGGTCGGCGACGGTTCGCGGTTCGGCATCGACGTCAGCTACATCCGGCAGGAGGTGCCGCTGGGGCTCGCCCATGCGGTGCTGATCTCACGGGACTTCCTCGGCGACCAGGACTTTGTGATGTACCTGGGCGACAACTTCATCGTCGGCGGCATCACCGCGCTCGTCGAGGAGTTCCGCGAGCAGCGGCCGGACGCGCAGATTCTGCTCACGAAGGTGCCCGATCCCCGCTCGTTCGGCGTGGCCGAGCTCGACGACGAGGGGCAGGTGGTGCGTCTGGAGGAGAAACCGTCGCAGCCGCGCAGCGACCTCGCGCTGGTGGGCGTGTACCTCTTCACCCCCGCCGTGCACGAGGCGGTGCGCTCCATCTCCCCCTCCGCCCGCGGCGAGCTGGAGATCACCCACGCGCTGCAGTGGCTCATCGACGGCGACCGGCGGGTGGCCTCCACGATCATCGACGGGTACTGGAAGGACACCGGCAACGTCGCCGACATGCTGGAGGTCAACCGGTCGGTCCTGGAGCGGCTCACCCCGAAGCACGAGGGCAGCGTGGACGACCTCACGGAGATCATCGGCCGGGTACGGATCGGGCCGGGCGCCACGGTCCGCGCCTCGCGCATCATGGGTCCCGCCGTCATCGGCCCCGGCACGGTCGTGGAGCGCTCGTACATCGGGCCTTCCACTTCGATCGCCGAGAACTGCCGGGTCACGGACAGCGAGATCGAGTACTCCATCGTCCTGAGCGGCTCGTCCCTGGAGGGGGTGGGCCGGGTGGAGGCCTCGCTGATCGGCCGGGATGTCGAGATCACCCCGGCGCCGAACATCCCGGCCGCGCACCGGCTGGTGCTCGGCGACCACAGCAGGGTGCAGATCTCGGGCTGA
- a CDS encoding ABC transporter ATP-binding protein, translated as MPPRAAPGKGGSATSALSRIVSRRAAPGVSEVHAVKGVSFAAYKGEAIGLIGSNGSGKSTLLKAIAGLLPPSRGKVFTQGRPSLLGVNAALMSDLTGERNVILGGLAMGMTREQIRERYDGIVDFSGINDKGDFISLPMRTYSSGMGARLRFSIAAAKSHDVLLIDEALSTGDARFRRRSQRRIDELRAEAGTVFLVSHNNSTVTESCDRALWLEAGTLRRDGPAKEVVAEYERFTAGE; from the coding sequence ATGCCACCTCGAGCAGCGCCCGGCAAGGGGGGCAGTGCCACCTCCGCCCTCAGCCGGATCGTCTCGCGCCGGGCCGCCCCCGGTGTCAGCGAGGTGCACGCCGTCAAGGGAGTCAGCTTCGCCGCGTACAAGGGCGAGGCGATCGGCCTGATCGGCTCCAACGGCTCGGGGAAGTCGACCCTGCTCAAGGCCATCGCGGGCCTGCTGCCGCCCTCCCGGGGCAAGGTGTTCACCCAGGGCCGGCCCTCACTCCTCGGCGTGAACGCGGCGCTGATGTCCGATCTGACCGGCGAGCGCAATGTCATCCTCGGCGGCCTCGCGATGGGCATGACGCGCGAGCAGATCCGCGAACGCTACGACGGCATCGTCGACTTCTCGGGGATCAACGACAAGGGCGACTTCATATCGTTGCCGATGCGCACGTACTCCTCGGGCATGGGAGCCCGCCTGCGGTTCTCGATCGCCGCCGCGAAGAGCCATGACGTACTGCTGATCGACGAGGCGCTGTCCACGGGCGACGCCCGCTTCCGGCGGCGCAGTCAGCGGCGCATCGACGAGCTGAGGGCGGAGGCCGGCACGGTCTTCCTGGTCAGCCACAACAACAGCACCGTCACCGAGAGCTGCGACCGCGCCCTCTGGCTGGAGGCGGGGACGCTGCGGAGGGACGGACCGGCGAAGGAAGTCGTGGCGGAGTACGAGCGGTTCACTGCCGGTGAATAG
- a CDS encoding glycosyltransferase family 87 protein, translating into MTQQQTGLVGSTPVPEDVSPGSPGSPGSPGGPGGPGGPGGTADARARAARRMDIALYAVWTLTRLGMLYLLVQDSIGVSNVSDEVNFLYPRWYQQLTDGSFPVNDVTWQYPPGAGLVFLFPAVLPFLGYFQAFLVLTFAADAIVTLALARRGGSLAGAWVWTGGLPLLLNVPHGRFDIQVTALAVLALLSSRRRPRLGGVFAGLGAMIKVWPLLTLVGMERGRTSREAWLSAAAAAAALLAVLALGFRNSLGFLQQQGARGVQIESLGGTVLSLMRASGMPIWVESRYGALEFSGVHVATIAQLSMMLTAAAFGWLMFWRGRASRWTTATPFDAALAAVLLFTVTSRVISPQYLVWLLGLAAVCLTSRLTTQRPVAWVLLAATAVTAVAFPTFYLDVMYGSALGNTLMVVRNGLLVAAALLSCWRLWAATTAKNATTDTTDTTVTTGTTVTTTTTGTTSATETSATTSAPIATDESATTGVTGTTGTTPR; encoded by the coding sequence GTGACGCAGCAACAGACCGGTCTCGTCGGCAGCACCCCCGTCCCGGAGGACGTCAGTCCCGGCAGCCCTGGAAGTCCCGGCAGCCCCGGCGGCCCCGGCGGCCCCGGCGGCCCCGGCGGAACAGCCGACGCCCGCGCCCGCGCGGCGAGGAGAATGGACATCGCTCTCTACGCGGTCTGGACCCTGACCCGGCTCGGCATGCTGTATCTGCTCGTCCAGGACAGCATCGGCGTCAGCAACGTCTCGGACGAGGTGAACTTCCTCTACCCGCGCTGGTACCAGCAGCTGACCGACGGCTCCTTCCCCGTCAACGACGTCACCTGGCAGTACCCGCCGGGCGCCGGCCTGGTGTTCCTGTTCCCCGCGGTGCTGCCCTTCCTCGGCTACTTCCAGGCGTTCCTCGTCCTCACGTTCGCCGCCGACGCGATCGTCACCCTGGCCCTGGCCCGCCGGGGCGGGAGCCTCGCCGGGGCCTGGGTGTGGACGGGCGGACTGCCGCTGCTGCTGAACGTGCCGCACGGACGGTTCGACATCCAGGTCACGGCCCTTGCCGTGCTGGCTCTGCTCAGTTCCCGGCGCCGCCCGCGCCTGGGCGGGGTGTTCGCCGGACTCGGCGCCATGATCAAGGTCTGGCCGCTGCTCACCCTGGTGGGCATGGAGCGCGGGCGCACCAGCCGGGAGGCCTGGCTGTCCGCCGCGGCAGCCGCGGCCGCGCTGCTCGCCGTACTCGCCCTCGGCTTCCGCAACAGCCTCGGCTTCCTGCAGCAACAAGGCGCCAGGGGCGTGCAGATCGAGTCGCTGGGCGGCACCGTGCTGTCACTGATGCGGGCGTCGGGCATGCCGATCTGGGTCGAATCCCGCTACGGCGCCCTGGAATTCAGCGGCGTGCATGTGGCGACCATCGCCCAGCTGTCCATGATGCTCACCGCGGCCGCCTTCGGCTGGCTGATGTTCTGGCGGGGCAGGGCGTCGCGATGGACCACCGCGACACCGTTCGACGCCGCACTCGCGGCCGTCCTGCTGTTCACCGTCACCAGCAGGGTGATCAGCCCGCAGTATCTGGTCTGGCTGCTCGGCCTGGCCGCGGTCTGTCTCACCTCCCGGCTCACCACCCAGCGCCCGGTGGCGTGGGTACTGCTGGCCGCGACCGCCGTGACGGCGGTGGCCTTCCCGACCTTCTACCTGGACGTCATGTACGGCTCGGCACTGGGCAACACGCTGATGGTCGTACGCAACGGACTGCTGGTCGCCGCCGCGCTGTTGTCCTGCTGGCGCCTGTGGGCGGCCACGACCGCCAAGAACGCCACAACCGACACCACCGACACCACCGTCACTACCGGCACCACCGTCACCACCACCACAACCGGCACCACCAGCGCGACAGAAACGAGCGCCACGACCAGCGCGCCCATCGCGACCGACGAGAGCGCCACAACAGGAGTGACCGGCACGACCGGCACGACCCCGCGATAG
- a CDS encoding bifunctional glycosyltransferase family 2 protein/CDP-glycerol:glycerophosphate glycerophosphotransferase, producing MPRLSIIVPVRRVRGSLRECLESVLSQSFTDLEVIGVADGSPDGSGQLLDEIAAGDARVRAVHLADPAGSDSRRTAGAERATGDYLLFLEGTYVLLPGALQRIADRLADAKDPDVLLYGHLRTPFRGIPQPTHSLQLLTEFGDGEVCTLADRPELLGVAAVCWNRAVRRDFHLAGQVSFAPGQYGDQMYALGTLARAGSIAALPVPCVEHRQMRQLPELVEPEEDVSPADVVEQFSELFGALRTSPRFAGVHAPLFTLASKQLLELYAKVSRRRRRYVRAVADFHRDQRPQGHRTPGGRAGIRLGLLSRGRGAALAGLDAVLATRRGLLAAVLAGRERAARRLSPLYYRLQRLRPLDRRLAVYTAYWNRGVSCNPAAIHRKAAELAPGIRGVWVVSPKAAAELPPGIDHVLPGSRRYWAVMARATYFISNVNFPNQVVKRRGQVHVMTHHGTPLKVMGVGQYQYPAAAQGLNFKDLLHRVDRWDVSLSSNPHSTEVWSRAYPSAARHLETGYPRNDVFTTATPDEIRAIRTGLGIRPGQRAVLYAPTFRDYERTFTCRIDLERLSRELGEDTVLLIRSHYFHDGSGLGARASLPGLIDVSGHPSTEELCLAADALITDYSSVMFDYANLDRPIVVHAPDWETYRAVRGVCFDLLSGAPGDTPGAVTRTTDDLVRVFSDGTWNSADNRELRAAFRSRFCAFDDGRAAERVVRHVLLGESTMLPVVPPDERSPVAVPRQADAGSAPDDAPQPAPQPAPHLA from the coding sequence ATGCCCCGCCTCAGCATCATCGTCCCTGTCCGTCGTGTGCGCGGGAGCCTGCGCGAGTGCCTGGAATCGGTGCTCTCACAGTCCTTCACCGACCTCGAGGTCATCGGGGTCGCCGACGGATCGCCGGACGGCTCGGGGCAGTTGCTCGACGAGATCGCCGCCGGCGATGCCCGCGTCCGCGCCGTCCATCTGGCGGACCCCGCGGGCTCCGACAGCCGCCGCACGGCCGGTGCGGAGCGGGCCACGGGCGACTATCTGCTGTTCCTGGAGGGCACCTATGTCCTGCTGCCCGGTGCCCTGCAGCGCATCGCCGACCGGCTGGCCGACGCCAAGGACCCGGACGTGCTGCTCTACGGGCATCTGCGTACGCCCTTCCGCGGTATTCCGCAGCCCACGCACTCCCTCCAGCTGCTGACCGAGTTCGGCGACGGGGAGGTGTGCACCCTTGCGGACCGTCCCGAACTGCTCGGGGTCGCCGCCGTCTGCTGGAACCGTGCCGTGCGCCGCGACTTCCACCTCGCCGGGCAGGTGTCCTTCGCGCCCGGCCAGTACGGCGACCAGATGTACGCCCTGGGCACGCTCGCCCGGGCCGGGTCGATCGCCGCGCTGCCCGTCCCCTGTGTGGAGCACCGCCAGATGCGCCAGCTCCCGGAGCTCGTCGAGCCGGAGGAGGACGTCTCCCCCGCCGATGTCGTCGAGCAGTTCAGCGAGCTCTTCGGGGCCCTGCGGACCTCACCGCGCTTCGCCGGCGTACACGCCCCGCTCTTCACCCTGGCCTCCAAGCAGCTGCTGGAGCTGTACGCCAAGGTGTCCCGGCGCCGGCGCCGCTATGTGCGCGCGGTGGCCGACTTCCACCGCGACCAGCGCCCGCAGGGCCATCGCACGCCCGGTGGCAGGGCGGGTATCCGGCTGGGGCTGCTGTCCCGCGGCCGGGGGGCCGCGCTCGCGGGCCTCGATGCCGTACTGGCCACCCGGCGCGGCCTGCTGGCAGCCGTCCTCGCGGGCCGCGAGCGGGCGGCGCGCAGGCTCTCCCCGCTCTACTACCGGCTCCAGCGGCTGCGGCCCCTCGACCGCAGGCTCGCCGTCTACACCGCTTACTGGAACCGCGGTGTGAGCTGCAATCCCGCGGCGATCCACCGCAAGGCGGCCGAGCTGGCGCCCGGCATCCGCGGGGTCTGGGTGGTGTCGCCGAAGGCGGCGGCCGAGCTGCCGCCCGGCATCGACCACGTCCTGCCGGGATCCCGCCGCTACTGGGCGGTGATGGCCCGGGCCACGTACTTCATCAGCAATGTGAACTTCCCCAACCAGGTGGTCAAACGGCGCGGCCAGGTCCATGTGATGACGCACCACGGCACACCGCTGAAGGTGATGGGGGTGGGCCAGTACCAGTACCCCGCGGCGGCGCAGGGGCTCAACTTCAAGGATCTGCTGCACCGGGTCGACCGCTGGGATGTGAGCCTGTCGTCCAATCCGCATTCCACGGAGGTCTGGTCGCGGGCCTATCCGAGTGCCGCACGGCACCTGGAGACGGGTTATCCGCGCAATGACGTCTTCACCACCGCGACACCGGACGAGATCAGGGCGATCCGCACCGGACTCGGCATCCGCCCGGGGCAGCGCGCGGTTCTGTACGCCCCGACCTTCCGCGACTACGAGCGGACCTTCACCTGCCGAATCGACCTGGAGCGGCTCAGCCGGGAACTGGGCGAGGACACCGTGCTCCTGATCCGGTCGCACTACTTCCACGACGGCAGCGGGCTCGGTGCGCGCGCCTCACTCCCCGGCCTCATCGACGTCTCCGGTCATCCGAGCACCGAGGAGCTGTGCCTGGCCGCGGACGCCCTGATCACCGACTACTCGTCCGTGATGTTCGACTACGCCAACCTCGACCGGCCCATCGTGGTGCACGCCCCCGACTGGGAGACCTACCGGGCGGTGCGCGGCGTCTGCTTCGATCTGCTCTCGGGCGCGCCCGGCGACACCCCGGGCGCCGTGACGCGTACGACGGACGATCTCGTACGGGTCTTCTCGGACGGCACCTGGAACAGTGCGGACAACCGCGAGCTGCGGGCCGCCTTCCGCTCCCGGTTCTGTGCCTTCGACGACGGCCGGGCCGCCGAGCGGGTCGTGCGCCATGTGCTGCTCGGCGAGAGCACGATGCTCCCGGTGGTGCCGCCGGACGAGCGCAGCCCCGTCGCCGTACCGCGCCAGGCGGATGCCGGCTCGGCCCCGGACGACGCCCCGCAGCCCGCCCCGCAGCCCGCCCCGCACCTGGCCTGA